From Triticum urartu cultivar G1812 chromosome 2, Tu2.1, whole genome shotgun sequence, a single genomic window includes:
- the LOC125539339 gene encoding probable serine/threonine-protein kinase PIX13, whose protein sequence is MGNCFGSEEAEVEAVKQGGVQGHEHGHGRPQAIASRGAPPMAAPKAHVAAGGRRSPGSSSMSSVTTRSTSASTSAGGGAQEGAEPEGRILEAPNLRIFTFAELRAATRNFKPDTLLGEGGFGQVYKGWVDEKTMNPARSGTGMVIAVKKLNQESLQGLEEWQCEVNFLGRISHPNLVRLLGYCLEDRELLLVYEFMAKGSLENHLFRKGGSVQPIPWGLRLRIAIDAARGLAFLHSSEKHVIYRDFKASNILLDTNYNAKLSDFGLARNGPTGGDSHITTRVMGTYGYAAPEYVATGHLYVKSDVYGFGVVLLEMLTGLRALDTARPAQQLNLVDWAKPYLADRRKLPRLVDPRLEGQYPSKAALRAAQLTLSCLAGEPRNRPSMAEVVAALEEIERMRPRHRRASPEEDRESGSGASSRSAAGRSERHGHRHKQQSPRQRSGTDGARGGHPSPRVR, encoded by the exons ATGGGGAACTGCTTCGGCTCCGAGGAAGCCGAGGTGGAGGCCGTCAAGCAGGGCGGCGTGCAGGGCCACGAGCACGGACATGGACGCCCTCAAG CGATTGCAAGCCGCGGTGCTCCTCCCATGGCGGCGCCCAAGGCCCACGTCGCCGCGGGCGGCAGGAGGTCCCCGGGCTCGTCGTCCATGAGCAGCGTCACCACCCGGAGCACCAGCGCCAGCAcgtcggcgggcggcggcgcgcaggAGGGGGCGGAGCCGGAGGGCAGGATCCTGGAGGCGCCCAACCTGCGCATCTTCACGTTCGCGGAGCTCCGGGCGGCGACGAGGAACTTCAAGCCGGACACGCTGCTGGGCGAAGGCGGGTTCGGGCAGGTGTACAAGGGGTGGGTCGACGAGAAGACCATGAACCCGGCGCGCAGCGGCACCGGCATGGTCATCGCCGTCAAGAAGCTCAACCAGGAGAGCCTGCAGGGCCTCGAAGAATGGCAG TGCGAGGTGAACTTTCTGGGGAGGATATCGCACCCGAACCTGGTGAGGCTGCTGGGGTACTGCCTGGAGGACAGGGAGCTGCTGCTCGTCTACGAGTTCATGGCCAAGGGCAGCCTGGAGAACCACCTCTTCAGAA AAGGCGGATCTGTCCAGCCCATCCCATGGGGCCTGCGGCTCCGGATCGCCATCGACGCCGCCCGCGGCCTCGCCTTCCTCCACTCGTCGGAGAAGCACGTCATCTACCGAGACTTCAAGGCCTCAAACATCCTCCTCGACACG AACTACAACGCCAAGCTCTCCGACTTCGGCCTGGCGAGGAACGGCCCCACCGGCGGCGACAGCCACATCACCACCCGCGTGATGGGCACCTACGGCTACGCGGCGCCGGAGTACGTGGCGACGGGCCACCTGTACGTGAAGAGCGACGTGTACGGGTTCGGCGTGGTGCTGCTGGAGATGCTGACGGGCCTGCGGGCGCTCGACACGGCCCGGCCCGCGCAGCAGCTGAACCTGGTGGACTGGGCCAAGCCGTACCTGGCGGACCGGCGGAAGCTGCCCCGCCTCGTGGACCCGCGGCTGGAGGGGCAGTACCCGTCCAAGGCCGCGCTGCGGGCCGCGCAGCTCACGCTGAGCTGCCTCGCGGGCGAGCCCAGGAACCGGCCCTCCATGGCCGAGGTCGTCGCCGCCCTGGAGGAGATCGAGCGGATGCGGCCGCGGCACCGGCGCGCGTCGCCGGAGGAGGACAGGGAGAGCGGCAGCGGCGCGTCGTCTCGGAGCGCGGCAGGGCGGAGCGAGCGCCACGGGCACAGGCACAAGCAGCAGTCGCCGCGGCAGAGGTCCGGGACGGACGGCGCCCGGGGCGGCCACCCGTCTCCTCGGGTGAGATGA